The nucleotide window CAGGGGTCACTGCACAGCCTAATAAAGCTATAGTCGGAGCCAATGCTTTCGCACACGAATCGGGAATACATCAACACGGGGTTTTGGCGAATCCCGAAACATATGAAATAATGAAGCCTGAAACTGTGGGAAGAAATACTGACAGCCTGGTTTTGGGAAAATTATCAGGAAAACACGCTTTTGTTCAAAAGTTGAGTGCATTAGGTTTTGAAGATATGGCAGATGATAAAGTTGAAGAACTGTTCAGTGAGTTTAAAAAACTTGCAGATAAGAAAAAATACGTACTTGATGAAGATATAATTTCTCTTGTTACAGGAGATGCTGCGAAAATTGAAGGTAAATTATCACTTGAGCATTTTGAAATAACGAGAAAGGATAAAAAACCTAAAGCTGAGATAACAATTAGTATAAATAAAGAGAAAAAATCGGGAGAGGCTTTCGGAGACGGGCCTGTTGATGCGGCTTACAATGCTGTAAATAAGATTTTGAATGATTCATTTGTTCTTGAAGAATATAAACTTGATTCTATAACGGGAGATACCGATGCACAGGCACAGGTTGTCGTTATACTGGAAAAAGAAGGAAAAAGGTTTATGGGAAGAGGACAAAGTACGGACATTGTCGAAGCAAGTATAAATGCTTATATAAATGGAATAAACAGACTTTATAAAAATTAATTTTGAAATTTGGAAAAGGAAACTGAAATGAACCGAAAAATAATAAAAAACTCAGTAATATTATTATTTTGTGTAATAGTTGTGTTTTTAATATATGCTCATTATGAATACAGACATATAAAAATAAGAACCATAGAAATAGCTTCAAAGGATGTTCCCGAAGAATTTAACGGGAAGAAAATACTTTATGTTGCCGATTTTCAGTATGATACAATGATGAGATTCAATAAAAAGCAGCTGAAAAAAGCGATAGATCTTATAAATGAGCAGAAAAAGGATATAATACTTTTAGGAGGAGATTATTCTACTTGGGAAAAATACAGACCGCACTTTTATAAAGAAGCCGAAAATCTTAAGATTCCTCAATACGGAGTATATGCAATATACGGAAATCATGAATATCCGAATATTGAAGGGAGTAATGAGAGTCTAAAAAAATTGGGATATAATCTTCTTATAAACGAAAATAAAAAAATAACAATAAATAATCAAAGTATATATATTGCGGGAGTGGAAGATCTGTGGCACGGAAAACCCGATGCTGAAAAAGCTCTTAACGGTGTAAAAAAAGAAGATTTTGCGATATTTATGACACACAATCCCGAATATTTTGAGGAAATGACGGAAAGTCAAAAAAAACGGGCTGATATGACTTTGGCAGCACATACTCATGGAGGACAGGTAACATTTTTCGGTAAAATAGTTTTCGCTCCTATAAAACATAAAGATAAATACGGATACGGAATGAAAGAATATGACGGACACAAGATTTATACCACATCGGGAGTGGGAGGAAGTTTTCTTGAAATGTTTATCAGATTTTTTGCTCCGCCTGAAATAGTAATATTTGAATTGAAAAGAGTCTGATAGAAATGGGGATATTCAAAAAGGAAACTTTGAAAAAAATGAAATATATATTTTTAACTTTATTTGTATTAGGAATTATCGCACTCATATATGCCCATTATGAA belongs to Pseudoleptotrichia goodfellowii and includes:
- a CDS encoding metallophosphoesterase, which gives rise to MNRKIIKNSVILLFCVIVVFLIYAHYEYRHIKIRTIEIASKDVPEEFNGKKILYVADFQYDTMMRFNKKQLKKAIDLINEQKKDIILLGGDYSTWEKYRPHFYKEAENLKIPQYGVYAIYGNHEYPNIEGSNESLKKLGYNLLINENKKITINNQSIYIAGVEDLWHGKPDAEKALNGVKKEDFAIFMTHNPEYFEEMTESQKKRADMTLAAHTHGGQVTFFGKIVFAPIKHKDKYGYGMKEYDGHKIYTTSGVGGSFLEMFIRFFAPPEIVIFELKRV